The DNA sequence TATCGTTATTGACTTTAGAGGAAGTGTAATCAATCTTACAGCAAGTTTAAGTTCTATGTCACAACGCTGTGCATGTCTCTCCCTGTTCTCTTTCTTCACAGAGGTCACTTTCCACTTCCATTTTTTAAGCAATGTTTCATCTTCAGTATCTGGTTTCTCTGGTAAAGGAACCTAAAATGAGGAAAGTTGAAGATATATAGTTTAGATCAATTTCAGTAAATCATACTAGCCTGAGATAGCACATGTCTTAAGTCCATAGATCGAAAGTCATATTAACTATGATGTCAGAGCGagcaaaaaatttaaaaagttatAACTACAACTATTTAAGGAGAAATATTATGACTGACAAACAAACTCACATCACTGCGGTCCACCAAATCAGCAAGACGGCCTCCACTAGCCCATATCCTATCTACAACATTAAGTACCCTCTTATTAACCCTCCATCTGGTATTCCCAAGAGTGTCCAGGGCCTGGCAAGTAAGCGCAcaaaatttcctcaaaatctggaATCAACAGACTCTTCATTTTGGTTTAGTTCCATAAAGGTATTATAGGTTTGTAAAAATACAAACCTTGAAAACTGGTTCTAGTTGTTCCCTGGGGGTCCTCTTAACTGCTTCACGCTGCTGTTTAGCTCCATGAATGCGCATGACATATGACGGTAGGAAAAAGTGCCCTCCTTTGTCATAACTGCAAAAAAGAACCCAAATAAAGAGATAAAGACAGTTTTACTAGCCACAAGAAGAAGTATAAAAACAGATAAATTTATCAAGCAAACAGTGGGAAAGAAAAATCCCAAATGCCATTTTTATTGTTGATTTTGATCGGTTAGGAAAACTAAACATGGAATTGTACTGTACAAGTTTCATTCTAaggttaagggtaaaaaagaaTAGGAAGGGAATCGGAAAAGGTTTCAAGTTCAATTTTCTGTCATTTTTAAGATTAAGAAACTTTGTACATGAATGGGAATGGAAATTCTCTAGGGATGGGTATTGAATAGTTTAGTGGGTGAAACAGAAACACCCTATCAGGCCTCTGCCAATGCTATTTCAAAAATTGGGTACAATAAAACTGCAGTTGATccagtagttttttgttttacttttaacTTGTATCTGATGATCCTACCAAGCGGAGGGAGTGGAATTACCAACTCTAAAATACCATCCAATCCATTACTGAGTTTTAGAATTACAGACCCTACGATATGagcatcaaaaacacaaaaacaaagtaGAGACGGCAGCAAGAAAAGTGACACAGATCTGAAATTAGCATACCCTGTCCAATTGAGTGGGGGTACCAACATGGGCATATAAGGAATCACCATGTGCCTTGCCTGCATAAACAGTAACAACTGTTAATATATCATGAAAAaggagataaaaaaataaaattcctgCAAAGACTTCTATAGATGTGTTGTGTCCTTTTGGCAGGTAGAAATGCAAAATCTTATACAAGCACTTAGTTAGCACCAAATCACCTGCCAGGGGCAAATGTACAATGCTCACAGCTTATTTTAATAGCTACTAATCAATTTCATTACCATGAATTCTACTTTTTCTACCATCTTCTAAACCTTGAACAGAATAAATACGTATAATAGTTTCTGAGTGCAGAGTGCCAACAGCAACTTCAACTGTTTTTAGATTAACAGAAAATAATAGGTACAGAAATTACTTACTGTTCTCTCAAGCCCTTTGAGAACGAGAGGATCACATTCAATAACACCATATCTTCTGCTACTGTTCCTGTGGAGAGAAAAGTGTGCATCACTAAACCTGATTTGGGAGACGAGAGAATCATATAGACTTATTAATAAGATAGACAAACAATACTTTGCATCTTTGCTCACAGTCCTAAATGTGTGCACAAATGCAGGTCGTATGTCCAGCGGACCGTCCCCTAACTGATTAGCCGGAGGTTGTATAAAAGCTGTTTGGGTCAGCAATTCAATCAAACGACTGCCAACCTGAGAAGTAAAGAGCACCATTTTAAATGCAGATAAAAGTAGAATGATCATGTTACACCAGTAAACAAATAAGACCATGCAAACCTTAGCCTTTGCTTCCTGGCTCCAGCCTTTTGAATCATCATGTCCCCTCACTATGTGCCTCACTGCttgcattttttgttttttcatcaAATTTGTGACCTTTTTATTCAGCTTCTCATTTTCCTTCATCATAGCATCAGATTCTCCAGTTTCCTGATCTTTAccaacctttttcttttttgtccttTCCAAGAAGTTGTGTATTCTAACCTGATGCATTGAAGTAGTGTTACATCAGTGCTCATCCTAGGAGAGATGTGTGAGATGACACTGTGTAAAGGTAAGAGAACCAAAACTTAGGAGCACTGCTTTAGTTAGTGCAGCTAGAGAACAACAGTAAAGTAAACACCGACGCACTAACATCGTGACCAACATTCGTCTAAAGTCTATAACCACACCTAACTTACTACGGGTAATctaactggaattaaaacatcaaCGATGCATGAAACTAACAACAAGAATGGCCACAAACATTAACCATGTAACAGTTCACACACCTCCTGCTCTATGGCTTCACCAATGGTGCAAGCAGCCGATACAACCCTGCAACTACCATGCTCGCCGGTCATCAGCAACCCCATCAACTTATGCATTGTAATAACCGACATCATATCAGCCGGTAACTTATCCATATATGGACCATAAGCCGCCTTATTCTTCCCTTGGCGGCACAAGTCTTGCTCCTTGGTAATGGCATTACACAAAGGCTCAAACCAACCAAGGAACAAAGACTTCATATATGGCAAATTGGGTGCCAGCTTCTGCTCACACATATCCATCAAAAGCTCCCTGTACTCTTTGGCGGCCTTCTCCCAGGCTTCGGTCTCAATCTTTATCTGCCTCCTCTTAAGCATTAGGTACTTCCCTTGCCCCATTCCTCTCTGCCTAGCCTGCCGGCTCCGCCGCCTATACTGTGCCTGCCTCCTATCCTCTTTTCTCATCTCCTGCAATATTTCTTGAAGCCCATCAACAACAGACACCTCTTCCTCAGCATCAGTGGACGAAACCGCCTCAGCTACACTAGCATACCCTTTGGGGCAAAAATCACTGACCCCAACTCGATTCAGAGACCCAAAACTGGGCTTGTGCATATGATCATTTCGGCGAAAACCCACAAAATTTGAGCAAGAACTTAGCAAAATGGGCTTGAGATTTTCATGAAAACTCGATCTTTGGCAAAAACCCAGAAGGGTATGAGCTCGTGAAAGAGATTGGGGTTTAAGGGGTGGCCTCTGGGCTCTGGAAATGGCTTGTTTAGCGACGCTTCTCCACACAGCGGTTGATATCATTGATGGGTTTTGGGGGGGAATAATAGGGCTTCGAAAAGCAAAAGCCTTGGTGGTGAGATTTGCAGGggagagtggtggtggtggggtttggGTGATGGACATCAAATAAAGATTGGATTTTTAAGGGAATGGATTGGGGAAAGTGATGAAGGTTGAATTGGGGGAAATGGGTCGAGCAAAGGGTTTGCAGAAGCAGTGGAATTCATAGAGAAGAAGAACTAGTGCAGTGTAGCCGCCTTAAACCCTTAAACCTTGTTAAACCCTGTTGTGGTGTTTTGGTTTATTATCTCTGCCTTGCGCTTCTGTTTGGATTGTTTTTCGGTTTGCCCTGGCTTGCCAGACAAGAGGCCCCGGGGTGTTTCTGCAAATTTTATAATCTTTGAAGGCCATATCAGTAATTTGGCCATAAATCCTAAATCATGGGCTTAAACCTATTTAGGGATTAAACTCTTCAGTCTAAATCTTTTGACTAAAAATTAGAATCTGTTTTAATTTCCTTTGGATATTAGAACTATCTTAAAGTCTTGTTTGATTCACGGATTTAATGATTGGAGAAAGAAAAACTTAATCGCTTCATGTGTCCAATGTACTAATAATCCAACTCCGCCAAAAGCAAATTCCTAGGACTAGAAAGATTATTTTAGATTAAATTACGACAAAAGTTGAGATCAACAGATTACCGCTCATCTAGCTAGCTAGACCTTTTTTACCATAGAGTAGTATGAATGAACTGTTTCTAAAGTACCCTGGTAATCATTTCTGGTTTAGCTTGCAAGACTACAGACTTGAGAAAATGCTACTTGCAATATACCAAAGAAAAAGAGTTGACATAAAGAAACAAGAGAacgagagagattgagagagggtTAGATTTATTAAGTTGGAAATGAAAAATTAAGTGAGATACAGATTGAGAGAGGGTTAGATTTATTAAGTTGGAAGTGAAAATTAAGTGAGATACATACTTGTTTGGTCTACTAGCTTTCCTATTTTCTCTCTAAGTATGAGAAACAATGACCATTTCTCCTATCACTCAAACAAACCCTTTTAACCAATCAAATAAATAGAAGCCAGGTAGAATACAGATTCAAACTGTGAACAAATCTCCTCCCTCATACACTGGTCGCCGTGGGCCTAAAACAATCAATATTGCAGAAGCCAACTGATCTGAACATCTCCCCAAAGCTGCCAACAAAAGTCAATTTCAAAATCAGTAAAAACCagagttgtgtgtgtgtgtccatGCAAACTAATTGCATATGATTGTATTCACAAACAGGAAGCATGTatgcacccaaaaaaaaaaaagacactgaTTCAAAGATTACCGGTCAATGCTATTCCTCGCTTTCTCCGGCTGCTCCACGCTATTACTTGGCTTTTCAGGTTGATCCATAATCTTTTTTGATCTATCTCTCTTATCAGTGCTGGCCCTTGACTTCTCTCTGCAGTCTGTGCTTACCCTAGGGTTTTCTCTATGGTCAGTACTTGTTCTGGAAACCTCTTTATGATCTGTGTTGGACCAAGGTTTCTCCCTGATGTCGGTGCTGCCTCGGGGCTTTTCTAGTTGATCCGTAACTAGTGCAGATCCATTTTTAAGAACTGGTGCAGATCCATTTTTAAGACGTGGAAACTTCTCAATGGCCGATACAAACTTCTTCAGATGCTTGATGTACTGTGGGTAGAGCTCCAAGTCACAATGGTTCCCTCCTTTTATCCACAAAGGCTCGTACTTCTCCTTACAGTGTTCCCACAGTTGCTTGCCATGTGACCAATCCACAACATCATCAGCTGTCCCCTGCAGGCAAGAAGGAACACAGGACCAAACAACCTGAAATTAAGTCTGCTTCTACAAAGAAACCCCGATACGGAAGGATACCAATTCAAGGACTATACTTTATTATGCTATACAGCCTTAGGAAGAATGCCTTCTAACAAAATTAAGAATTGATAACATATGCTCACAactggaaaaaagagaaaaagcacACGTACGCGCATTTATACCAAAAGGGCATCCCTTCTACACCTTCAACCAGAAAACACATGATGGCACAATGAAGTTTACCTAAACACATGATGGCCATCCCTTGTGGTAGGTTCAACCCATATTTACCTAAATATTGGAAAACTTAGCACCAAAATGGCACAATAAagcttggaaaaaaaaaatacatgtcCAATCCAGCTAGATAGAATAAATTATTAAAATGGCTAATTCAAGGGGAAAGAGCCATGAAAGATACTTAAATTTGTATATTGGTACCCACAATTTTCTGGGCAAATAGAGAACATGTAAACCTAAAAGGCCAAACTGTGATTTCCCCCTTGACCAATTCACATTTCAAAAACGTTATGACATAATATCCCTGCAAAAGCCCAACTGTTCAGAAGCTAAACAGACCTAAATAATAGCTgcacaaaataataaaatttgtaAATGCTGTGGCCTTCGGCTAGAGGTTTTAAATATATTGCAGGTAGCTACTACCTTTAATCTGTATTAAGTTTAGTACTTTAACACGGATAGGTTTTTTTTCCTGGTAAAAGAGGAATTTCCCTTCTATGTGAAAGTATCATGATAAGATGAAAACGAGAAATTGAAGCCCCTTTTGTGCCTATTTTGTATATGATTCACAAAGTTTCTTCAGATGAATACTCAAGAGTGTCTCCATTTGTTCATGAAATGAGggagagcaaaagcaaagaatcACAACATGGTCAcaaaatattcctttcttttgatAATTATCAGTTAGATCTCTGCAAGTCGAATGAAGTATGCTAGTGCACCAGTTCATGTGTTGAAGAATATATAGAACCAATCTCTCATGCCATTAATCTACATTAACAGCTTTACCATATTTAGATTCACAAAAATCTCAGAAAGGAATGAATAAAATTTAAAGGAAAGGAGTTACTCACATGGATAACCAAAACAGGACATTTGACCAATGGTATTTTGTCAATGTTCTGCATCATGAGCAGATAAAACCATCATGAAAAACCTTTCAAATATGAACACCCAAACATGAAAGAGTATAAAACTGAGCAACTAATAAAGACTAAATACCTTGTAAATGTCAAACCAGTACGATCGCTTCACCGGATACATGACTCGAAGGCCAGACATGATCGGACTGTGAAGAACCACTGCCCTCAATTTCGGTAAGCGAGTTGCCAGATCTAGAGTAGGCCCACTGCCAACTGATTGCCCGTATAAAATTACATCCTCCTCCTTTGCACCGTACTTCTCCACGAGACATCTATACACGGCTTCTATGTCTGCATAAGTGTTTTGCTCACTTGGCTGTTCGAAAAGGGAAAGAACAAAATTATTAATATCACTCCCATAGTTCTCCTAACCAATTATAGATAAGACTTCTCTATTTTTATCCAATTCAATCCGGTTCCTAAAAAAGGAAGACCACAGAGTCTTCCCAAGATAGAAAGCTGTGAAGAAATGACCAATCCCAACCAAATCAAATTGAAGTTTCATTTTCTTCTGATGGAAACTTTTTTTACATAATTAAATTCTCGAAAAATTGTCAGTATTATTTTAGGTAACCAaaccaaacaaatcaatatgatTCCAAATCTCTCACCTTCCCAGTAGATTGTCCGTACCCAGAATAATCATACCTGCAAGAAATCCACAAATCATATAAAGTTCGAAACTTTCTTCAATTATAGAAACCACAGATAATAATGAACTAGATGTAATGAAGTCCCAAATCATCCGATGCAATTTCCACtacttaccctattaagttGACTCTGAGGTGAAGACTGAGCTCGCTGAAGAGCTCATACATCTGGCCCAGATCAGCTGCGTTACCGTGGGAGTGCAGAACGGTGAGCTTCGCCGCCGGGTTCTTAAAGTAAACCGCGACGACGTCGTTTCCCCTCTTCGTCTGCAGCTTCAAAACGTCGACGTTCGCCCTCGCCGGCACTCCCGTCATCCTCAGCTTCccgctctcctcctcctcctccaccccGTACGACGGCGGGTGCGGCGGGAAGAACGCGAACTTCGCCGCCATGGATGACGTCACCGCCCCCATCGAAGACTTGTTTTGACTGAAATAAAGCTCGGAAATTTACAGAAATTACGGAAATAAATTAAGCGAATCGGATCGTGGGCGAGCTCGATTCGAGCTCAATTAACCGAATGGGGTTCGAAATCTTAGGGTTTTTGATTTGGAAATTTACAGAGAGCGAATTTAGGGCTTTCTGATTTGGGGGAAAAAGAATAAAGGAGGAGTCTTTTTGagcttttttcttctcttctcttctctctggtTTTCCGGCACCACGTGGGAAATGATTAGGAGGGTGCGACACGTGGCGGACCAGGGCGGCTGTGGACCATTTGATCTGGGTGGGTAATAGTTTAAGGGTGGGTGATTAGGATAATtggggtttttttgttttggggttGGTAACGGCTGGAAATGGCTACAGTGTGTGGGCAGGTCCGTCGTAGAGGACAGGAGCTGTTGTGTTTGGGTGTTTTGTGGTGGTGTGTTTGGACAGATGCTAGTGTTTATGGTATTGGTCAAATTTTAGGAGGAAATTTGGGTTGCtgttggtgtttgttttgagtgATGCCGAACACTTTAGATGAAGTCATCCACAATGTGACGTTTTGTTGGGGATGAGGGGAAGATATTCGATAGAGTTTGTGTTGGAGAGATTCAGTTGTGTGGTTTTGCGTCATTTTGTTTTCTAGAAATAATAGATGTTGCACTTGATCTTAGCCAAAAAAGGATAAGAAGAAAGTTCTCGATGCAACTAATGTTGTTTTGAGTAATATCTTTAGTAGGGTAAGCTTGGTTAACTAATAAGAGTTTGACATGTAGGCGAGTTAGTAATATATAGTATCAGAAATAATCCATTTTTTATACAACTGAAATGCCTTGCTTTTTTAACGCTTGTACAGTTGATAAGTTGTTATTGAATACAttctcagaagaaaaaaaaagaaaaaaaaagaaaaaaaaagaaaaaaaaagaaaaaaaaagttgttatTGAATAGTTGTATCGTTGGAATTGTCAAGCAACTTGCCAAATTATAAGTGGACATCTAACACAAACTCTTCTCAAACTCACAAGTAAAGTTCAAACTAGATATACAAAATTACAAGCTATGATTGCTCTCGTAATTAAAATCATTTTAGTTAGAAATGAATATTTAACTTTGTGTAGTTATAATTCATCCAAACTTCTATTTCAACGGGTTATATAGAATTAAAAGAAGTTAATAACAATATTTTGGTAGCCATTAGCGCTGCCCATGCTTCGAATGATTGTGATGGAGACGTAGTATCAAACACAAAAGCCATTTATTTCAAATCAAACTTTACTCAGAATCAAACAATGCAAATGTTGACTAACATCAAGGTTCATTCAAGCCGAGTGGAACCTCGATCAATGATCCCCAACTCATCTATGATCACACCGACACCGAGATAGTAGCATTCTAAACATCTTTCTCGTTTTCCTTGGACGGTGATCCTCTTCACTCCATTGCCAATCAATACACAACGTTGATGCAACTCGACCGATTTGAATCCGGCAAATTACGACAAAATCTTTtatctttgaagtttgaacaaaGGGATTCACCAATTTTTGGCATCAACAACAATCTCAGATCGCCTATATGTTGACGATAATGATACAGACCCTAATTTTTTTCACTTCTCCTGTAGTTGTGGTGTCCAATTCTTTGACTGCTAGTTGGGCTGTTAGTGATCAAATTCCCTCCTACTTTGAGGCCAACTTATCCTATTATTGGCCATATTGTTAGTTTAATTGGTATCACAATTTGAAAATTTAAAGAGATGGATTTGAATAATGATGAGATATAGCTTCTGCAAGAGCTTGAAGATATAAAACGACAACAATGGCGCGGCATGGGGCGATGGTTTGATCTGACCACCTCAACGataaaattaattatatgattgAGCATCATATAGATATTGaccagaagaaaaataataatatatagttatatacataACTAATTTAAGAATTCCCATTTGTCATTTCATTTTGGTATTCTGTAACACATAAGTTGGGTTGGAATCACACGTTATTGgcaaagaataaaagaaaacatcAGTACACTAACACGAGCTAAGCACCAAGTGACACCAAATGAAAATTGCATGCAGTTCAATCCTCGATGACATTAATATGCATGTAGACCTATAAAtagaccggattttgatccggacccgctccagatcTGTGACTATTGGACAAgtttggatcgaaaattttgatccatTGATCTGTTAATGATCcaaatccgttaacccgtttatttaactGATCAAATACGGATCCAGATCGGTCCGATCCATTAATGATCCGGCCcgtttttgtaataataaaatataatttttttattaatatattattattttttaaaaacataaaatataaaatatgaagaatttctaatacaaattttttgcagaaatctaaggaACAGTCTATcacccaaaatttcaagaagtatTAAGAAcgttgataatgtaattctacttttggtgatacgtttcatgttgttttaatattttattaatatcttatgaggtatcatgatataaatttaatattactatttaaaattttaaaatatttgaaattataacgggtcggattagcggatcagGTATCCGTTAACCgggcggatacggatttggatcgagctatcaacgatccgccgggttaacggagaggatttggatcgaatttttttttaagtaaacggatttAGATTTAGatcgatccgatccaaatccggtccatttacagatCTGTACGCATGTCTACCaatgtgagattattgagataCAATTACAATGACATTGGCTATAGTGTCTCTgtgataacaatctatatataCACGTGAGTGGTTGTTTATGTAATTGAACTAATCGTAAGTACATTATCTTTCAAATGTATGTGATTTTTAATATGTGTGATATTGAAAGTAATTAAATATTTCGGAAACAAAACAATCTCCGGTGTTTTTTTGGTGTTCGGTTCAATATCAAAAGAAATGTAGTTGCTAACTTTATTTAACTAACTTGAAGTACAAGAGAGGTGAAGATTCAATCGATCGTCTTCAATGCTTAGGTAGGTGTTATCGATGCATTACTTTTGAGACCACATACAATGAGTTGAGTGgtaataaaaaaatgttgatgTTAAGGAGATCTTGGAAAATTTAGTAAATAAGAAGACATATGGAAGGTAACAAACATATGGAAAGTAACAAAAATTATACATAATCATTTTGATAAAAGTTAGAATTTTTTGtgtgaaaaaaaattcaaagtcagAATAAGATCATAAGAGATCAGATAATGCATTAGGGTAAAAATGAGATTTTTTAAGAGGTATTTTCCAATTATGAATGGAAATTAATCTAAAAATTCATTGATTTTCTTTGATATAATACAAtggcagaaatatcactttggtcatctaacttttaaaaatttcactttggtcactcaactatatcatcgtatatcactttggtctcTCTGTTTATTTTCTCCGTTTGAATATGGCAATTGAACCTCACACGCCTAATAAACAAGGCTATATTTGTCGATCCAGTTAAAAAAGAGTTGAGTGTTGGAGATTGTAGGTCAAACGTAtactttactctctctctctctctcgatctcgATATCT is a window from the Rosa chinensis cultivar Old Blush chromosome 2, RchiOBHm-V2, whole genome shotgun sequence genome containing:
- the LOC112187417 gene encoding alpha/beta hydrolase domain-containing protein 17C isoform X2; translated protein: MGAVTSSMAAKFAFFPPHPPSYGVEEEEESGKLRMTGVPARANVDVLKLQTKRGNDVVAVYFKNPAAKLTVLHSHGNAADLGQMYELFSELSLHLRVNLIGYDYSGYGQSTGKPSEQNTYADIEAVYRCLVEKYGAKEEDVILYGQSVGSGPTLDLATRLPKLRAVVLHSPIMSGLRVMYPVKRSYWFDIYKNIDKIPLVKCPVLVIHGTADDVVDWSHGKQLWEHCKEKYEPLWIKGGNHCDLELYPQYIKHLKKFVSAIEKFPRLKNGSAPVLKNGSALVTDQLEKPRGSTDIREKPWSNTDHKEVSRTSTDHRENPRVSTDCREKSRASTDKRDRSKKIMDQPEKPSNSVEQPEKARNSIDRFGEMFRSVGFCNIDCFRPTATSV
- the LOC112187417 gene encoding alpha/beta hydrolase domain-containing protein 17C isoform X1; translation: MGAVTSSMAAKFAFFPPHPPSYGVEEEEESGKLRMTGVPARANVDVLKLQTKRGNDVVAVYFKNPAAKLTVLHSHGNAADLGQMYELFSELSLHLRVNLIGYDYSGYGQSTGKPSEQNTYADIEAVYRCLVEKYGAKEEDVILYGQSVGSGPTLDLATRLPKLRAVVLHSPIMSGLRVMYPVKRSYWFDIYKNIDKIPLVKCPVLVIHVVWSCVPSCLQGTADDVVDWSHGKQLWEHCKEKYEPLWIKGGNHCDLELYPQYIKHLKKFVSAIEKFPRLKNGSAPVLKNGSALVTDQLEKPRGSTDIREKPWSNTDHKEVSRTSTDHRENPRVSTDCREKSRASTDKRDRSKKIMDQPEKPSNSVEQPEKARNSIDRFGEMFRSVGFCNIDCFRPTATSV
- the LOC112187417 gene encoding alpha/beta hydrolase domain-containing protein 17C isoform X3; this translates as MGAVTSSMAAKFAFFPPHPPSYGVEEEEESGKLRMTGVPARANVDVLKLQTKRGNDVVAVYFKNPAAKLTVLHSHGNAADLGQMYELFSELSLHLRVNLIGYDYSGYGQSTGKPSEQNTYADIEAVYRCLVEKYGAKEEDVILYGQSVGSGPTLDLATRLPKLRAVVLHSPIMSGLRVMYPVKRSYWFDIYKGTADDVVDWSHGKQLWEHCKEKYEPLWIKGGNHCDLELYPQYIKHLKKFVSAIEKFPRLKNGSAPVLKNGSALVTDQLEKPRGSTDIREKPWSNTDHKEVSRTSTDHRENPRVSTDCREKSRASTDKRDRSKKIMDQPEKPSNSVEQPEKARNSIDRFGEMFRSVGFCNIDCFRPTATSV
- the LOC112188538 gene encoding DNA-directed RNA polymerase 2B, chloroplastic/mitochondrial isoform X2, translated to MSITQTPPPPLSPANLTTKAFAFRSPIIPPQNPSMISTAVWRSVAKQAISRAQRPPLKPQSLSRAHTLLGFCQRSSFHENLKPILLSSCSNFVGFRRNDHMHKPSFGSLNRVGVSDFCPKGYASVAEAVSSTDAEEEVSVVDGLQEILQEMRKEDRRQAQYRRRSRQARQRGMGQGKYLMLKRRQIKIETEAWEKAAKEYRELLMDMCEQKLAPNLPYMKSLFLGWFEPLCNAITKEQDLCRQGKNKAAYGPYMDKLPADMMSVITMHKLMGLLMTGEHGSCRVVSAACTIGEAIEQEVRIHNFLERTKKKKVGKDQETGESDAMMKENEKLNKKVTNLMKKQKMQAVRHIVRGHDDSKGWSQEAKAKVGSRLIELLTQTAFIQPPANQLGDGPLDIRPAFVHTFRTVSKDAKNSSRRYGVIECDPLVLKGLERTARHMVIPYMPMLVPPLNWTGYDKGGHFFLPSYVMRIHGAKQQREAVKRTPREQLEPVFKALDTLGNTRWRVNKRVLNVVDRIWASGGRLADLVDRSDVPLPEKPDTEDETLLKKWKWKVTSVKKENRERHAQRCDIELKLAVARKMKDEEGFYFPHNLDFRGRAYPMHPYLNHLGSDLCRGILAFAEGRPLGKSGLRWLKIHLANLYAGGVDKLSLEGRLAFTENHLDDIFDSVDRPLEGRRWWLKAEDPFQCLAVCINLSEALRSSSPETFISHIPVHQDGSCNGLQHYAALGRDKLGAGAVNLVAGEKPADVYSGIAARVLAIMQSDAQKDPEVFPDALRARVLVNQVDRKLVKQTVMTSVYGVTYIGARDQIKRRLKERGAISDDAEVFGCACYAAKVTEISSYCHLNCFGGDV
- the LOC112188538 gene encoding DNA-directed RNA polymerase 2B, chloroplastic/mitochondrial isoform X1, whose product is MSITQTPPPPLSPANLTTKAFAFRSPIIPPQNPSMISTAVWRSVAKQAISRAQRPPLKPQSLSRAHTLLGFCQRSSFHENLKPILLSSCSNFVGFRRNDHMHKPSFGSLNRVGVSDFCPKGYASVAEAVSSTDAEEEVSVVDGLQEILQEMRKEDRRQAQYRRRSRQARQRGMGQGKYLMLKRRQIKIETEAWEKAAKEYRELLMDMCEQKLAPNLPYMKSLFLGWFEPLCNAITKEQDLCRQGKNKAAYGPYMDKLPADMMSVITMHKLMGLLMTGEHGSCRVVSAACTIGEAIEQEVRIHNFLERTKKKKVGKDQETGESDAMMKENEKLNKKVTNLMKKQKMQAVRHIVRGHDDSKGWSQEAKAKVGSRLIELLTQTAFIQPPANQLGDGPLDIRPAFVHTFRTVSKDAKNSSRRYGVIECDPLVLKGLERTARHMVIPYMPMLVPPLNWTGYDKGGHFFLPSYVMRIHGAKQQREAVKRTPREQLEPVFKALDTLGNTRWRVNKRVLNVVDRIWASGGRLADLVDRSDVPLPEKPDTEDETLLKKWKWKVTSVKKENRERHAQRCDIELKLAVARKMKDEEGFYFPHNLDFRGRAYPMHPYLNHLGSDLCRGILAFAEGRPLGKSGLRWLKIHLANLYAGGVDKLSLEGRLAFTENHLDDIFDSVDRPLEGRRWWLKAEDPFQCLAVCINLSEALRSSSPETFISHIPVHQDGSCNGLQHYAALGRDKLGAGAVNLVAGEKPADVYSGIAARVLAIMQSDAQKDPEVFPDALRARVLVNQVDRKLVKQTVMTSVYGVTYIGARDQIKRRLKERGAISDDAEVFGCACYAAKVTLTALGEMFEAARSIMSWLGDCAKIIASENEPVRWTTPLGLPVVQPYRKFGRHLIKTSLQILTLQRETEKIMVKRQRTAFPPNFVHSLDGSHMMMTAVACKKAGLNFAGVHDSYWTHACDVDVMNRILREKFVELYETPILERLSESFQQSFPELTFPPLPERGDFDLRDVLESPYFFN